In Ammospiza caudacuta isolate bAmmCau1 chromosome 2, bAmmCau1.pri, whole genome shotgun sequence, a genomic segment contains:
- the C2H13orf42 gene encoding uncharacterized protein C13orf42 homolog yields MFKKIHSIFHPNSQRRNVTDDIPYSDGAGSAVRLIRSTSMYVLGGEQEKVSEPLKKCRSTTSIDSCFQPKEEDRDWMYTKTQDCLKYLQDLLALRKKYLENINNLKSMHMASDSPASTRSSKTGKKSFLPLPSKEPSKASVERKGTQSSSDVREAIAFFDSVIADLDSERWRRVPDVDLPNVDVDFDVATSTSEHSLHSNWILRAPRRYSQDTAQAAKQSQRNSQRRTTGSRKRLERHPMYLPKAVEGAYSTLKFKPKTRKKEC; encoded by the exons ATGTTCAAAAAGATCCATTCTATATTTCACCCCAACTCCCAGCGAAGAAACGTGACAGATGACATTCCTTATAGTGATGGAGCTGGTTCTGCAGTGAGACTGATCCGCAGCACTTCCATGTATGTCCTTGGAGGTGAGCAGGAAAAAGTTAGTGAACCGCTAAAAAAGTGCAGAAGTACAACCAGCATTGACTCTTGCTTTCAGCCAAAAGAGGAAGACAGAGACTGGATGTACACTAAGACTCAGGACTGCTTGAAGTACCTGCAGGATCTGCTAGCcttgaggaaaaaatatcttgAAAACATCAATAACTTGAAATCCATGCATATGGCTTCAGATTCTCCAGCATCCACAAGATCATCCAAAACTGGAAAAAAGTCATTTCTTCCACTTCCTTCCAAAGAGCCTTCTAAG GCATCTGTGGAAAGAAAAGGTACACAGTCCAGTTCAGATGTAAGAGAAGCAATAGCCTTCTTTGACTCAGTGATTGCAGACCTGGACTCAGAGAGATGGCGGAGAGTTCCTGACGTGGATCTGCCAAATGTGGATGTCGATTTTGATG TTGCTACCAGTACAAGTGAACACAGTCTGCATTCAAACTGGATCCTTCGGGCTCCCCGGAGATACTCACAGGACACTGCCCAAGCAGCTAAGCAATCCCAAAGAAACAGTCAGAGGAGAACCACTGGCTCTAGGAAAAGGCTGGAAAGGCATCCCATGTACCTGCCCAAAGCTGTGGAAGGGGCATACAGCACTTTAAAATTTAAACCTAAAACACGCAAGAAAGAATGTTGA